From the genome of Sediminibacter sp. Hel_I_10:
ATCGGTAGAGAACCCATTGTCGGTAAAGCGTTTTATTCAGATGAAGCTGTCAAAGGTCAAGACCGACAAGAGTGATTCCAGGCTCATATGTGAGTATGCAAAACAGGTGGAGCTGAGAATCTGGAAAGGCAATTCAGGTCACCAGAGAGAATGCCTGCAAATGACCAGGCTGCTTTCCGTATATATAAAACAGAGCACCATGCTAAAAAACAAATTACATGGAGAAGCTGTTTTGGGCAACCCAAGTAAGGCAGTTGCAGGTTCCTTGAAGCGGAGTTTGAAGCAGGTCCAAAAGGAGATAGGAACCTTGGAGGAGAAACTGTTGGCCTTGGTCAAACAAGAGCACCAAGACGTTCTGACACGCTTGAAAACGATACCTGGGATCGGGAACAAAACAGCTGTTATGCTGGTTGTCCTTACAGATGGCTTTGAGCGTTTTACAAGTGGAGGTGAGCTGTGCAGTTACGCAGGTCTGACACCGGTGATCAGAAAAAGTGGAAGCAGTGTAAATGGACGTAGCCGAATCAGTAAAATGGCAAATCAGAAACTACGTAATCTATTGTTCATGTGCAGTTTTAATGCCTGTAAATACAACAGGGCCTGTAGGGAAATATATGAACGGATCGTCGCTAAGGGAAAGAGTAAAAAACTTGCGCTAATAGCGGTCTGCAATAAGCTGTTGAAACAAGCATTTGCTATAGCTAAATCAGGTCTGGTATTTGATCAGGAATATAAGAGTACGCTAGTGAGAAATTAATGGAATTTTACTTGTTTTTTACCACAGTACTTTGTTGCTATAGTTATTTATTCGCTTTTTTTGTCAATAAGGACTTCATACTTTCAGTGAATCCTTTAGCAGACTCTTTACTTTGTATAATCTGATTTATTAAAAATATCAAAATACTCTTTATGTGATTTGCATTTTCCAAACAGGCTTCATCGGATTCTGCGTGAAGTCCTTCGCTCAATTGACTGTGTAAAACTCCTAAAGGATTCATTCCATTTGGTCTTAAAATAGAAGGTAATAAGTCTTTGACTAAATCTATTTTTTCTTGTGTAACTCTTGTTTGTTTGGTTTTTTCGAGAGCTTCTTTATATTCAGTTTGGTTATCTACATCTATAAGGTCTGTAATCGATTCTAATAGCTCATCAATTATGTCTTCTGTAATTCTACGATAATAAGCAAATGCACCAATTCCATATCCTTGGGATTCACATACAAGCCCTTTTCTAAAAGTTTTAGAATGTTTGTGAAGTGTTTTCTCAAGATTTTTGTCCATTTTAATTTCCCATTCAGGATATTGTCCAACTTTATAAATAGTGTTCAAATCCTCACTTACGTAGACAAAAAATCTTCGTTCAAAATCTTTACAAGATTGACATAAATATCTAATGTCAAATACTCTGTTTTGGGCAAGAGCATTGTTGTCGTTTGGATAGTCACTAAAAAAATCACTAGTCATATTAAAAGTCTGTTTAGAATTGCAGACTTTGCATTCCATATTAATAGAAACGTACTTCCAAGATCTTACTTCTGGCTGGAAATCAGATGGTTCAAATTTTCTAAATAAGGAATAATCTTCGAATAGTTCTTTTGTTAGCATATTTAGGTTTTAATTATAGACAACGGTCTCGTATAACCGTCAGTTACGGGTTAATATCCGTTAATTTTCGGTTTAGCACTGACCTTTGCAATTCTGAGTGGATTCGGACGTAGTCAAATCCGCCGTAATTGCGGTTATACATTGTTGTACAACGTTTTTTATCTATCCCAACCATCGATTACATAATTTTTTTCAGTCAGTTTTTTTTCAATTCCGGAACTTTCGGATTTAAACCATAATTCAAATCGAGTAGGATAAAAATTTGAAAAGGTTCCTTCGTAAATAACTGAACTTCCTTTGTACAAATTGAATTTATTATTTAAATCAGTTATTTTATTTTGAGTGCGTTCTGTTAATTTTTCTTGTGATAACCGAATATTTTGAGTCAATTCGAACGCTTTAATATAAATTTCTCCTTTTTCGGTAGGTTTATGCCACATATAAAAATCATAACCACTATAACCGTCTCCAATTATGATAATTTTTTCGTTGTTAACTTTTATTTTTTCAAGAGAATCTATTTGTTGATTTGTCAGAAATTCAACAGGTTTTTCAAAGTTTAATTTATCAGGAATTTCAATGTTATAAAATTCTGCTTCTTCATAATCCTCTGCAAATAATCCAAAAATAATCCAGCCTATGAATAGTACGATTAAGATTAAAATTCCGAATATTATTTTTTTTGCGATGGTCATTTAAATGTTGTACAACTCGTTATATCTCAAATATAACCGTTAAAACATTATAATTGAGGGATAAACCAATATTTAAGGGCTTTTTACGAATCGTTAAGGTCTTTCAAGACCTCTCCATAATCATATTGCAAATCTTCGTGAAGTTTTAAGATTTTTTTTGTTACAGCCTCTACATTGCGGCCGTAGAGATTGGTTAAGGTTGTATTTTTAGAGATGGACGGACGCATCATTTTTAAACGTTTACAAAAGTAGAGTAGCAGTGCCACCTCGGTTTCTTTATTCAAGGAGTAACGAATGTACTTTTTTACATTTCTAAGAATTTTACGCACACTCTTCTTGATGTAATAGAAATTGTTGGTGTTGATTTCCTCAAACTGTTCATCTATTTCGGCTTTTACCGTTTCTATATAACCTTCCTCATCGTGTGCTTCAAATAAAAGATAGGTGAGCAACTCCTTATTTTCCTTTTTAAAACGTGAGAGTCTCAGGCAGAGCGTTTCTAATTCGTCTTTGGTTTTAAATTTTAATTCTTTTCTTATAGTAACTACAGAAACGGCTTTCATGGGCAAACAGTCTATTATGATTTGAACCAAAACTTAATCTAAAAGCGTTAAGGCTTGGGCTTGTTTAAGGGTATCTTGATAATGAATTTAAAAATAAACTATTATGCCATTTATAACAAACAAAAGCAAAAGCAAACCAGTAGATATCTTTTATGAAGACTACGGAAAAGGGCAACCTGTCATTTTAATCCACGGATGGCCTTTGAGTAGAAAATCATGGGAGCAGCAAGTTTGGAAAATCGTAGAAGCGGGTTACCGTTGTATTTCTTATGACCGTCGTGGTTTTGGGATTTCTTCTGCACCTTGGGATGGTTACGATTATTCTTCTTTAACTACAGATTTAAATGCACTTATTGAAGAGCTAGATTTAAAAGATGTGGTGCTTGTAGGATTCTCTATGGGAGGTGGCGAAGTGGTACGCTACTTTACAGACTATGGAAGCGATAAAATTGCAAAAGCAGCATTAATCAGTAGTATCATTCCGTTGGTGAAACAAAAGAGTGATAACCCAGATGGTGTTCCAGAGAAAGATTTGGAAGGTATTAAGGACGCGTTAGAATCAGATCGACTAGGATTTTTAAAAGAATTTAGTAAAGGATTCTATAATTATGATGATAATAAAGACCGCGTAAGTCAGGCGATTTTAGATTATGATTTCATCATTGCTTCTCATGCTTCACCCAGAGCAACTATAGAAACGGCTAAGGCTTGGATGGATACTGATTTTAGACCAGAGTTAAAAAATGTAGATAAACCTACACTTATTGTACACGGTGATGCTGATGCAACTGTACCAATCGAAACTTCGGCAAAACAAGCTGCAGCGCATATTGCCGATAATCAATTTGAAATTATCAAAGGAGCGCCTCACGGGTTGAATATTACCCATAGTGAAGAACTCAATACACTTCTAATTGATTTCTTGAAGAAGTGATCTTCTTTAAATCATGTCACAAAAAAATCCAGTTCTTGTTACAAGAACTGGATTTTTTTGTGCTTTCTTTTATAACTGTTATTTCCGATCTATAGAAAAACGTCCTGGTCCTGCCAAGAAGATCACAATAAAGGCAAAGAAATAGAGAAGCGCCAGCTCTTTCTTGCCTAACGGATCTGCACCATGCACCACAAATGCGGCTACACCCATGGTAATGAACGCGGGAATAGCGGCGATTTTAGTCTTAAACCCAATGATGATAAAAATTGGAGCGACCACCTCACCTATAAGGGTTAAAATTAAAGAGACCGTAGCACCAACCCCTAGCGGATCTGCAAAATCAGAAGGATTGGAGAGCATGCTTAATTTAGGGATGCCATGCGTAAGCATCATACCGGCAAAGCCCAAACGTAATAGTAAAAGTGCAAGGTCATTAAAGTTCTTTTTCATCGTTGTAAAAGATTAATTGGTTAAGGTTTTTAGCAAGATGTCTTGGCTTTTCACAAAATAAAAAGTCATCAAATTGCGGAGTTCATGGGATAAATATAAATATAATATGTGTTGCTGTGGTCATAAAAAAAAGATCCAAAGTTGTCTTTGGATCTTTTTAAATAGATGCTATTTTATTTTTTGTAATGCTTTCCCATGCTGTTCATCTTCGGAAACCATCGTATCCAATAGATTATGTCAATTTTGGAAAATCTTCAGGACTTACTTCGTGCATGATCTCATATACTTTTTCAAAAATATCTTCATTTGAAGGTTTTGAAAAATAATCACCATCGGTACCATAGGCAGGGCGATGTGGTTTAGCCGTCATGGTTTGTGGCTTACTGTCTAAGAAACGGTAACCGTTTTGTGTGTTTAAAATTTCATTTAAAATATAAGCGGAAGCACCTCCAGGCACATCTTCATCAATAATCAATAAACGATTGGTCTTTTCGAGACTTTTCACGATGTCATGATTAAGATCAAAAGGCAATAAGGATTGTACATCAATAACCTCGGCATTAATACCAACTTCCATAAGATCTTTAGCGGTTTTAGCAACCATATTTAGGGTTGATCCATAAGAGACTAAAGTAATGTCATTTCCTTCTTTAACCGTTTCAACAACCCCAATAGGTGTTTTAAATCGGCCAATATTATTGGGCATTTTTTCTTTGAGTCTATAGCCGTTAAGGCATTCAATAATGAGGGCAGGCTCATCACTTTCTAAAAGCGTATTGTAAAAACCAGCGGCCTTAGTCATATTTCTTGGTACCAAGACGTGGATGCCACGAACCAAATTGATAATCCCTCCTAATTGGGATCCAGAATGCCAAATTCCCTCAAGGCGATGTCCTCGAGTTCTTATAATCAATGGTGCTTTTTGTCTGCCCTTTGTACGGTATTGAAGCGTAGCCAAATCATCGCTAATAATTTGAAGGGCATACATTAAGTAATCTAAATATTGAATCTCGGCAATTGGTCTCAAGCCACGCATTGCTAAACCAATCCCTTGACCCAGAATAGTAGCTTCACGAATACCGGCATCAGCAACTCGCAACTCTCCGTATTTTTCTTGAAGACCTTCTAAGCCTTGGTTGACATCTCCAATATTTCCTGAATCTTCAC
Proteins encoded in this window:
- a CDS encoding alpha/beta fold hydrolase, which translates into the protein MPFITNKSKSKPVDIFYEDYGKGQPVILIHGWPLSRKSWEQQVWKIVEAGYRCISYDRRGFGISSAPWDGYDYSSLTTDLNALIEELDLKDVVLVGFSMGGGEVVRYFTDYGSDKIAKAALISSIIPLVKQKSDNPDGVPEKDLEGIKDALESDRLGFLKEFSKGFYNYDDNKDRVSQAILDYDFIIASHASPRATIETAKAWMDTDFRPELKNVDKPTLIVHGDADATVPIETSAKQAAAHIADNQFEIIKGAPHGLNITHSEELNTLLIDFLKK
- a CDS encoding DoxX family protein produces the protein MKKNFNDLALLLLRLGFAGMMLTHGIPKLSMLSNPSDFADPLGVGATVSLILTLIGEVVAPIFIIIGFKTKIAAIPAFITMGVAAFVVHGADPLGKKELALLYFFAFIVIFLAGPGRFSIDRK
- a CDS encoding IS110 family transposase, which translates into the protein MNKDIEYFGIGISHLVFDVTDSDGNHHQFKNNTSGFKKFVKLLGQQSHCVMEATGYYHYQLAYFLLESGIRLSVENPLSVKRFIQMKLSKVKTDKSDSRLICEYAKQVELRIWKGNSGHQRECLQMTRLLSVYIKQSTMLKNKLHGEAVLGNPSKAVAGSLKRSLKQVQKEIGTLEEKLLALVKQEHQDVLTRLKTIPGIGNKTAVMLVVLTDGFERFTSGGELCSYAGLTPVIRKSGSSVNGRSRISKMANQKLRNLLFMCSFNACKYNRACREIYERIVAKGKSKKLALIAVCNKLLKQAFAIAKSGLVFDQEYKSTLVRN